The nucleotide sequence GTAAGCAAGAGACAAATAAAGCCAAAAAAACACCAAGTCAGGATACAAAGAATTCATCCAACCCGAAACAAGATCAAAAGAAGAAAGAAAAAACAAAACAAAAACAAGAAAAGAAACAGGAGAAGAAATCCACTCCTCCAGCTTCTGAGAAAGATCGTCATTCTGTCATACCAGAATTAGATATTGATGAAGAAGCCATTCGTAAAGCCATACTGGAATGGCAAAAAAATCCGAATGTCATTCCACCTATATTAGAGCAATTGCCGGAACAAATTAGAAAAGAATTGGGAATTGAATTAGATTCGAAAATAGATTCAGATTCTCTGGATGATTTATTCGATTTAATAGATCGATAGCTTCTGTCCAATGTGGGCGGGAGCTTTTTTTTTACCTATAAATGTGAATGTTGATAAAATGACTTGAGCGTCGGTAAATGGTTTTGAACAGATAAATTAAAATGAACACGGATAACATGACTCAACGCTCGCTGATTTCAGTAACGAAGACCGATACAACTTGTGATACCATATTCAGCTAAGAGCCCGTTGCACACCTAAAACTAAAGAGAGTGTCTAATAAAAAATCTAGAAATTAGACAAATTGACAAAATAATCTGAAACAATTTGTTGATTGTATGGCATTGCAGTACAATAAAATTAAGGTTAAACAAAACACGTTATGAGGTGAAAGCATGAACCAACCCCGAATTGGAATTGTTGGTTTAGGGGGGATTGCGCAAAAGGCGTACTTACCAACCCTTACAAAAGAAACAAAATGGAAGCTAGTAGGAGCTTTTTCTCCAAATAAAGAGAAGAGGGATCGCATATGTGCGGAATATAGGATGACTAGCCTAGACAGCTTAGAAGCTCTAAGTCAACAGGTCGATGCTGCTTTTGTACATAGTTCCACATCTACTCACCATTCCATCGTTAAATATTTATTAGAGCAAGGGGTGGATGTGTATGTCGATAAGCCTCTTGCCGCTACGGTTGAAGAAGCGGAAGAGCTAGTTGAAATTAGTGAACGATTAAATCGAAAGCTTATGGTAGGTTTTAACCGCCGTTTTGCACCACTTTATCGGAAAGCGAAGGGGCTTGCGCCAGATTATGTGTGGGTCCATATGGAAAAGCATCGCATGAATGGCGTAGGTCCAAATGATGTATCCTTTACAATGCTTGATGATTATCTTCATCTTGTCGATACACTCCGTTGGTTAGGTCAAAGTGAATTACAGATTGCAAATCACTTTGTTCAAACCAATGAGAAGGATCAGCTTGTCTTTGCCAAACATACGTATCAAAATGAACATGCTATATTTTCTTCAGCTATGCATCGGGAGTCTGGTTCAGGTTTAGAAAAGTTAGAGATATTCGGGATGAATCAGATTGTCCGTGTTGAAAACTTAACTCGGTTAGAAGTAGAACGAAACAATCAAGTCCACGTAACGGAACCAGGGTCTTGGGACACGTTATTAAAGGTTCGAGGATTCGAAGATAGTGTCCTTCATTTCATCGACAGTATCACGAACAACAAGAAACCAATAGTGGATGGCCAGGAAGCTCTTCGATCTCAGCAACTGCTTCATCAATTAGTAACTGAATTGGTGCATCACTAAGGAGAGGGATAAAGATGGCAAAACTAGACTTATCACAATTTGAGAAAAAACTAATTGTGCGAAATATTGAAGAAAAAGATATTAATCAAATCATTGCACTCCAGCTTATTTGTTTTCCGAATATGGAGCCATGGAAAGAAGAGCACCTCCATAGTCATTTAAAGCACTTTCCAGAAGGACAATTTTGTGTGGAGTATGATGGGAAAATCATCGGAAGCTGTTCGAGCCTTATTGTGAACTTTGATGAGTATGATGATAAACATACATGGGATGACATTACCGATGGAGGTTATATAACCAATCATAATTCAGAGGGGTACAACATGTATGGCATTGAAGTCATGGTTGACCCGAATTTCCAAGGGATGAAGATCGGGAAGCGTCTTTATGAGGCAAGAAAGAAGTTAGCGAGAGAACTGAACTTGAAAAGTATTATTATCGGGGGAAGAATTCCGAACTATCATAAATATGAGGAGAAGCTGACACCGAGGGAATATGTAGAAGAGGTTAGTAACAAAAACATCTTTGACCCTGTGTTAACGTTCCAAATTATGAATGGATTCTCGGTAATGAGAATCAATCCAGGTTATTTACCCGATGATCGTCAGTCTGCTAAATATGCAACCTTGATGGAATGGAACAATATAGATTATCAAGCGCTGACAAAGCGGCACTTCAAAACAGCGTTTCCTGTTCGAATCACCGTCATTCAATACATGATGAAGGATATTGAATCGTTTGAGGAATTCGCTAGACAAGTGGAATACTACGTGGATGTAGCGTATGATTTCGGATCAGATTTTGCCGTATTTCCTGAAATTTTCACAACTCAGCTCATGTCTTTCTTAGAGGAAAAAGTACCTTCCAAGGCCGTTCGAAAGCTATCCGAATACACGGAGGAATATATTGAATTGTTCACAAAGCTTGCGGTCAAATACAACGTGAATATAATTGGTGGTTCTCATTTCGTAGAAGAGGATGATCATATGTATAATATTGCTTATCTTTTCCGACGAGATGGAACAATCGAAAAACAATATAAGTTACATGTTACCCCGAATGAAAAAATGTGGTGGGGCATCCAACCTGGTGATGCGGTTAGGGTGTTTGATACAGATTGTGGAAAAATTGCGATTCAGGTTTGTTATGACATCCAGTTCCCAGAATTGTCACGTTATGCGGCAGATCAAGGTGCAAACATTATATTTGTTCCTTTCTGTACAGATGACCGTCAAGGGTATTTACGCGTTCGCTACTGTGCTCAGGCAAGAGCGATTGAAAATCAAGTTTATACGGTAATTGCTGGAACAGTAGGGAACCTTACTCAAGTGGAAAACATGGACATTCAGTATGCGCAGTCCGGTATTTTTACACCTTCTGATTTTGAATTTGCCAGAGACGGTATTGTTGGGGAATGTCATCCAAATATCGAGACGGTAG is from Radiobacillus kanasensis and encodes:
- a CDS encoding Gfo/Idh/MocA family protein; this encodes MNQPRIGIVGLGGIAQKAYLPTLTKETKWKLVGAFSPNKEKRDRICAEYRMTSLDSLEALSQQVDAAFVHSSTSTHHSIVKYLLEQGVDVYVDKPLAATVEEAEELVEISERLNRKLMVGFNRRFAPLYRKAKGLAPDYVWVHMEKHRMNGVGPNDVSFTMLDDYLHLVDTLRWLGQSELQIANHFVQTNEKDQLVFAKHTYQNEHAIFSSAMHRESGSGLEKLEIFGMNQIVRVENLTRLEVERNNQVHVTEPGSWDTLLKVRGFEDSVLHFIDSITNNKKPIVDGQEALRSQQLLHQLVTELVHH
- a CDS encoding bifunctional GNAT family N-acetyltransferase/carbon-nitrogen hydrolase family protein, whose protein sequence is MAKLDLSQFEKKLIVRNIEEKDINQIIALQLICFPNMEPWKEEHLHSHLKHFPEGQFCVEYDGKIIGSCSSLIVNFDEYDDKHTWDDITDGGYITNHNSEGYNMYGIEVMVDPNFQGMKIGKRLYEARKKLARELNLKSIIIGGRIPNYHKYEEKLTPREYVEEVSNKNIFDPVLTFQIMNGFSVMRINPGYLPDDRQSAKYATLMEWNNIDYQALTKRHFKTAFPVRITVIQYMMKDIESFEEFARQVEYYVDVAYDFGSDFAVFPEIFTTQLMSFLEEKVPSKAVRKLSEYTEEYIELFTKLAVKYNVNIIGGSHFVEEDDHMYNIAYLFRRDGTIEKQYKLHVTPNEKMWWGIQPGDAVRVFDTDCGKIAIQVCYDIQFPELSRYAADQGANIIFVPFCTDDRQGYLRVRYCAQARAIENQVYTVIAGTVGNLTQVENMDIQYAQSGIFTPSDFEFARDGIVGECHPNIETVVVGDVDLEILRRQRKTGTVRQQRDRRKDLFELRYKKARKNE